A portion of the Corynebacterium occultum genome contains these proteins:
- a CDS encoding ACT domain-containing protein: protein MSFLIRVQLPDLPGSLGELAEAIGLVEGNIQSVDVVQVLPEQMVVDDIVVHLPKTTMADSLITAIQTVDGAEVDSIRPFTGTVDRRGQVSMLADIAAHKNKIPKAMEKMVAVIPRSMTASWVIVLDVAENSTRVAASLAAPEDDGSSPAVDVTAARVLNPDTEDWIPESWALLDSTLAATPLTGTNMVMVVGRTGGPSFLASEVENLGNLGRIVGTILT, encoded by the coding sequence ATGTCCTTCCTGATCCGTGTCCAGCTCCCCGATCTGCCGGGCAGTCTCGGCGAGCTGGCGGAGGCGATCGGCCTGGTGGAGGGAAATATCCAGTCAGTGGATGTGGTGCAGGTTCTGCCGGAGCAGATGGTGGTGGACGATATCGTCGTCCACCTCCCCAAGACGACGATGGCTGACAGTCTCATCACCGCAATCCAGACCGTCGACGGAGCAGAGGTCGACTCCATCCGCCCCTTCACCGGCACCGTGGACCGTCGCGGGCAGGTCTCGATGCTGGCTGATATCGCCGCCCACAAGAACAAGATCCCTAAGGCCATGGAGAAGATGGTTGCGGTGATTCCACGCTCCATGACCGCCAGCTGGGTGATCGTCCTGGATGTGGCGGAGAACTCCACCCGCGTCGCCGCCTCCCTGGCCGCCCCAGAAGACGATGGTTCCTCCCCCGCGGTGGATGTCACTGCGGCCCGGGTGCTCAACCCGGACACCGAAGACTGGATCCCCGAATCCTGGGCCCTGCTGGATTCCACGCTGGCCGCCACCCCCCTGACCGGCACCAACATGGTGATGGTGGTCGGACGCACCGGCGGTCCAAGTTTCCTGGCCAGCGAGGTGGAGAACCTGGGCAACCTGGGTCGGATCGTCGGCACGATCCTGACCTAG
- a CDS encoding WcbI family polysaccharide biosynthesis putative acetyltransferase, protein MAKISDPRHHHFGGFYQLHPRRRGNGPAVAVIGNCQAESLRILLASSNKVDSFRIPPIHEWESSDLPFVEAALAKTDVLISQPVKADYRDLPVGTEQLRSLLPEGSLTLRYPVLRYDGLMPYQVIIRSPRDPSLNPPVVPYHDLRILAAADRGLHHLVEASPSAENLRTLAELSVAQLRSREERHGAVVMSDHLQTAPLWHTINHPDNTTLVVLARRVLQALAEAGMIDSDVDVTPPADREMLGGLQAPVDAQAAAALGVAAAAEGRENWQPGVDPAQLLSEQLSFYRAHPEVIAAGMQRHAQRLALLGLSSG, encoded by the coding sequence ATGGCTAAAATTTCAGATCCCCGCCACCACCATTTTGGTGGCTTCTACCAGCTGCACCCCCGCCGCCGAGGCAATGGACCCGCCGTGGCGGTGATCGGCAACTGTCAGGCGGAATCCCTGCGCATCCTGCTGGCCAGCAGTAATAAGGTGGACAGTTTCCGGATCCCACCGATCCACGAGTGGGAGAGCTCGGATCTTCCCTTCGTGGAAGCCGCCCTGGCGAAGACTGATGTGCTGATCAGCCAACCCGTCAAAGCCGACTACCGCGATCTGCCCGTGGGTACCGAGCAATTGCGCTCCCTGCTGCCTGAGGGCTCCTTGACCCTGCGCTACCCGGTGCTGCGCTATGACGGGTTGATGCCCTATCAGGTGATCATCCGCTCCCCACGGGACCCCTCACTGAACCCACCGGTGGTGCCCTATCACGATCTGCGGATTCTGGCGGCAGCGGATCGAGGCCTCCACCACCTGGTGGAAGCCTCCCCCTCCGCCGAGAACCTCCGGACCCTGGCGGAGCTTTCGGTGGCGCAGCTGCGCAGCCGGGAGGAGCGACACGGGGCGGTGGTGATGTCGGATCATCTGCAGACGGCACCCCTCTGGCACACCATCAACCACCCCGACAACACCACACTTGTGGTGCTGGCGCGCCGCGTGCTGCAGGCCCTGGCCGAGGCCGGAATGATTGACTCAGACGTGGATGTCACCCCACCTGCCGACCGGGAGATGCTGGGCGGCCTGCAGGCACCGGTTGATGCGCAGGCCGCGGCAGCCCTGGGGGTGGCTGCCGCAGCCGAAGGCCGGGAGAACTGGCAACCCGGGGTCGACCCGGCCCAACTGCTTTCCGAGCAGCTCTCATTCTACCGGGCGCATCCCGAGGTCATTGCCGCCGGAATGCAACGCCATGCCCAGCGTCTCGCCCTGTTGGGACTGAGTTCCGGATGA
- the gatC gene encoding Asp-tRNA(Asn)/Glu-tRNA(Gln) amidotransferase subunit GatC, with amino-acid sequence MPEISRDEVAHLAKLSRLALSEEELKELATQIDDIIGYVSDVQKVDAAGVEPMSHPHNIQTTMREDVVKETLTAEQALDQAPAVEDQRFVVPQILGEQD; translated from the coding sequence GTGCCTGAGATTTCGCGTGACGAGGTCGCCCACCTCGCGAAACTATCCCGTCTGGCTCTGAGTGAGGAAGAGCTCAAGGAGCTCGCCACCCAGATCGACGACATCATCGGTTATGTCTCCGATGTGCAGAAAGTCGACGCTGCGGGCGTTGAGCCCATGAGCCACCCCCACAACATCCAGACCACCATGCGTGAGGATGTCGTCAAGGAGACCCTCACCGCAGAGCAGGCCCTGGACCAGGCGCCCGCAGTTGAGGACCAGCGTTTCGTCGTACCGCAGATTCTGGGGGAGCAGGACTAA
- a CDS encoding ABC transporter transmembrane domain-containing protein: MSSLTLLLNRGHAADPDTPGMPAVWEGRRRTLLLTLLVLSVVQAVLALTMTFSVDQLLEAAELGRAAVFSGHWQQLVALVGSVLGIGLARWLERVVAEDLGQDYVFEQRHRLVTSALGGNREGRSLGVIVTRASNDLTAIRNWIALGIVPLLTAVPMILIVLLVLSVQNWAVAVAVSIPIMLMVVVLPGMAQVAHTRARKLRRHRGRMSARIADLVRAGESVQAAGAIQRELKAVDRDSIRVVDAAVERAAINGLIRALTVTAASLATVAVVVVAAMGLVSTAGVASIMTLLGILATPLGDLGRVVEYRQNYKAARRILAPMLSEAEEIKQVEKAREKKYRKLREEQFDPAAGLRIRHLVVNGRVLPELVAKPGERIQLSSGDPGQIRRTVQNLMTAKSSAPFDTELAEPEIEISGVDVGNAPGKVRRDLLGFASVHIPLERGSVRRLVSLRIPDASDEEVREVLERVGLKGRIERGVKGMELKLKNGGQPLTPAEVMRLKLARALLRRPAVLLLEGVDSALDVAGVELLRGIIRDYPGVVLFSSHDPGHLAGQFREWGLDGPALLPEHFHREWGSAAADAMNEEEG, from the coding sequence GTGAGCTCCTTGACCTTGCTGCTCAACCGTGGCCACGCCGCTGACCCTGACACCCCCGGGATGCCTGCGGTGTGGGAGGGTCGCCGTCGTACCCTGTTGCTGACTCTGCTGGTGCTCAGTGTGGTGCAGGCGGTGTTGGCGTTGACCATGACTTTCAGTGTGGATCAGTTGCTTGAGGCTGCTGAGTTGGGTCGGGCCGCGGTGTTTTCCGGGCATTGGCAGCAGCTGGTTGCGCTGGTGGGTTCGGTCTTGGGTATTGGTCTGGCCCGGTGGCTGGAGCGGGTGGTGGCGGAGGATCTCGGCCAGGACTATGTCTTTGAGCAGCGGCATCGTCTGGTCACCTCGGCCCTGGGTGGGAATCGGGAGGGGCGTTCCCTGGGTGTGATCGTGACCCGTGCTTCCAATGACCTCACGGCCATCCGGAATTGGATTGCGTTGGGTATCGTGCCGCTGCTCACCGCTGTCCCGATGATTCTGATTGTGCTGCTGGTGTTGTCCGTGCAGAACTGGGCGGTCGCGGTGGCGGTGAGCATTCCGATTATGTTGATGGTGGTGGTGTTGCCGGGGATGGCGCAGGTGGCGCATACCCGGGCGCGGAAGTTGCGTCGTCACCGTGGCCGGATGTCCGCCCGAATCGCTGATCTGGTGCGGGCGGGGGAGTCGGTCCAGGCGGCCGGGGCGATCCAGCGTGAACTCAAGGCGGTGGACCGTGATTCCATCAGGGTGGTTGATGCTGCGGTGGAGCGGGCGGCCATCAATGGCCTGATCCGTGCCCTGACGGTCACGGCGGCGTCCCTGGCAACGGTTGCGGTCGTGGTCGTCGCGGCGATGGGTCTGGTGAGCACGGCTGGGGTGGCGTCGATCATGACCCTGTTGGGCATCCTGGCCACCCCGTTGGGGGATCTGGGGCGGGTGGTGGAGTATCGCCAGAACTATAAGGCGGCGCGTCGCATCCTGGCCCCGATGCTGTCCGAGGCTGAGGAGATCAAGCAGGTGGAGAAGGCCCGGGAGAAGAAGTACCGGAAGCTGCGGGAGGAGCAGTTCGACCCGGCGGCAGGGCTTAGGATCCGGCATCTGGTGGTCAATGGTCGGGTACTGCCGGAGCTGGTGGCCAAACCGGGGGAGCGGATTCAGCTGAGTTCGGGTGATCCGGGGCAGATCCGGCGCACCGTGCAGAATCTGATGACGGCGAAGTCCTCCGCCCCCTTCGACACCGAGTTGGCGGAACCTGAAATTGAGATCTCCGGGGTGGATGTGGGTAATGCGCCGGGGAAGGTGCGCCGTGATCTGCTGGGTTTCGCCTCGGTGCACATCCCCCTGGAACGCGGCAGCGTCCGCCGCCTGGTGTCACTCCGGATCCCGGATGCCTCCGATGAGGAGGTCCGGGAAGTGCTGGAGCGGGTCGGGTTGAAGGGGCGGATTGAACGCGGTGTGAAGGGGATGGAGCTGAAACTGAAGAACGGGGGCCAGCCACTGACCCCGGCTGAGGTGATGCGGCTGAAGTTGGCGCGCGCCCTGCTGCGCCGCCCGGCAGTGCTGCTGCTCGAGGGTGTTGACAGTGCCCTGGACGTGGCCGGGGTGGAGCTGTTGCGGGGGATCATCCGGGATTATCCCGGGGTGGTGCTCTTCTCCTCCCATGATCCCGGGCATCTGGCGGGTCAGTTCCGGGAGTGGGGTCTGGATGGTCCGGCGCTGCTGCCGGAACATTTCCACCGGGAGTGGGGTTCCGCTGCCGCTGATGCCATGAACGAGGAAGAGGGATAG
- a CDS encoding siderophore-interacting protein has protein sequence MTTPEKKRKPRTATEATVTAVRRLTPDLVRISFDSPGIKGRELPFTDHYLKLLFVPEEADYSWPYNLAEIKESLPRNLHPVTRTYTFRHVDTAAGTFEVDFVTHGDEGLAGPWAKHAKEGDVIAFLGPGGAWGPEDTYEHFVLVGDESAAPAIARALEELPAGATAAAYIEVADEHSHFEMPEAAGVELTWVHRDGATHGHQLSEVVRGAGIPTQRTAWFVHGVAEMLKEMRRFLFFDNEVAKEDVSISGYWRIGMTEDQWQASKQDFNAEIEAAEEQLAAQH, from the coding sequence ATGACCACTCCTGAGAAGAAGCGCAAGCCCCGTACCGCCACTGAAGCGACCGTCACCGCAGTCCGTCGACTGACCCCGGATCTCGTCCGGATCAGCTTTGACAGCCCCGGCATCAAGGGCCGGGAACTGCCCTTCACCGACCATTACCTCAAGCTGCTCTTCGTCCCCGAGGAAGCGGACTACTCCTGGCCCTATAACCTGGCTGAGATCAAGGAGAGCCTGCCGCGGAACCTGCACCCGGTCACCCGCACCTACACCTTCCGCCACGTGGACACCGCAGCCGGCACCTTCGAGGTGGACTTCGTCACCCACGGTGATGAGGGGCTGGCCGGCCCCTGGGCCAAGCACGCCAAGGAGGGGGATGTCATCGCCTTCCTGGGCCCCGGTGGTGCCTGGGGTCCGGAGGACACCTATGAGCACTTCGTCCTGGTTGGAGATGAGTCCGCCGCCCCGGCGATCGCCCGCGCCCTGGAGGAACTCCCCGCAGGTGCCACCGCCGCAGCTTATATTGAGGTGGCGGATGAACACTCCCACTTCGAGATGCCTGAGGCCGCCGGCGTGGAACTGACCTGGGTGCACCGCGATGGTGCCACCCACGGTCATCAGCTCTCTGAGGTGGTCCGCGGAGCCGGCATCCCCACCCAACGCACCGCCTGGTTCGTGCACGGCGTGGCCGAGATGCTCAAGGAGATGCGCCGCTTCCTCTTCTTCGACAATGAGGTGGCCAAAGAAGATGTCTCCATCTCCGGCTATTGGCGGATCGGCATGACCGAGGACCAGTGGCAGGCCTCAAAGCAGGACTTCAACGCCGAGATCGAGGCCGCCGAAGAACAGCTGGCCGCCCAGCACTGA
- a CDS encoding P-loop NTPase family protein, whose amino-acid sequence MTAVIEPTLTDTTLNSSAACGPRELLPLPSRIQASYTTRFVAEALKRGENFQLLRGADVTPQVGDVVLARVVGINNHKRVETPDSRKAILFEGAVLMLAYGHRYAADQFLAHVPDNLDSCHLVAAGGIAGQVTERHAKIGAPTVIEPLGLLTGDGGVVNLRDFAAYRNDTPVSLPARTARPEVIAVLGTSMNSGKSTTMACLANGLMKSGLRVASGKITGTGAGNDRMIYHDAGSAEVVDFTDYGYPTTFKMDMAAIRDLTINMVVDLTAKNVDVILVEIADGIYQTETYQLLRDENFQAVVDQVVFSATDALGARTGVQELLSAGLPVAAASGVMTSSPLAANEAGMVLAEFGVPVVGTYQLKDAAIACNLLARS is encoded by the coding sequence ATGACCGCCGTCATCGAACCCACCCTCACTGACACCACCCTGAACAGCTCCGCAGCCTGCGGCCCCCGTGAGCTTCTTCCCCTGCCTTCCCGCATCCAGGCCTCCTACACCACCCGTTTCGTCGCTGAGGCTCTGAAGCGGGGCGAGAACTTCCAGCTCCTGCGGGGTGCGGATGTCACCCCGCAGGTCGGTGATGTGGTGCTGGCCCGGGTCGTGGGCATCAATAACCACAAGCGGGTGGAGACCCCGGATTCCCGTAAGGCCATCCTCTTCGAGGGTGCGGTGCTCATGCTGGCCTATGGCCACCGCTATGCCGCCGACCAGTTCCTGGCCCATGTGCCCGACAACCTGGACAGCTGCCACCTCGTGGCTGCGGGTGGCATCGCCGGTCAGGTCACCGAGCGCCATGCCAAGATCGGCGCCCCCACCGTCATTGAGCCGCTGGGCCTGCTGACCGGTGATGGGGGCGTGGTCAATCTCCGGGATTTCGCGGCCTACCGAAATGACACCCCGGTCTCCCTCCCGGCGCGTACGGCTCGCCCCGAGGTGATTGCGGTGCTGGGTACCTCCATGAATTCGGGTAAGTCCACCACCATGGCCTGCCTGGCGAATGGGCTGATGAAGTCAGGGCTGCGGGTGGCATCGGGCAAGATCACCGGCACCGGGGCAGGCAATGATCGCATGATCTACCATGATGCGGGTTCTGCCGAGGTCGTGGATTTCACTGATTATGGTTACCCCACCACCTTCAAGATGGACATGGCCGCCATCCGGGATCTGACCATCAACATGGTGGTTGATCTGACCGCGAAGAATGTGGATGTGATCCTGGTGGAGATCGCTGACGGCATCTACCAGACCGAGACCTACCAGCTGTTGCGGGATGAGAATTTCCAGGCGGTGGTGGATCAGGTGGTTTTCTCTGCCACCGATGCTCTGGGGGCGCGTACCGGGGTGCAGGAGCTGCTGTCCGCCGGGCTGCCGGTTGCTGCCGCTTCGGGTGTGATGACCAGTTCACCGCTGGCCGCGAATGAGGCGGGCATGGTGTTGGCTGAGTTCGGTGTCCCGGTGGTGGGCACCTATCAGCTCAAGGATGCCGCCATCGCCTGCAATCTGCTGGCCCGTAGCTAG
- the gatA gene encoding Asp-tRNA(Asn)/Glu-tRNA(Gln) amidotransferase subunit GatA, with the protein MSNNYVVGDAGLISLSAAELAQKIHSREITSREVVQAHLDRIAETEDKLHSFLHVGAEEALATADAVDKALDAGEAPASALAGVPLALKDVFTTTDAPTTAASKMLEGWISPYDATVTAKLRAAGIPILGKTNLDEFAMGSSTENSAFGPTHNPYNLELTAGGSGGGGAAALISGQAPLGIGSDTGGSIRQPAALTNTVGVKPTYGTVSRYGMIASASSLDQGGPIARTVLDAALLHEIIAGHDDFDATSVNKPVAPVVEAAREGATGDLKGVKVGVVKQFNRDGIQPGVLENFEAAVAQLKSQGAEVIEVDCPHFDEALSAYYLILACEVSSNMARFDGMRYGMRVGDDGTRSADDVMALSRAEGLGAEVKRRIILGTYALSVGYYDAYYLQAQRVRTLIAQDFAKAYEQVDVLISPATPTTAFKLGEKVDDPLAMYNFDLFTLPLNLAGLCGMTVPSGFAADTELPVGLQIMAPAFQDDRLYKVGAAFEAARKKA; encoded by the coding sequence ATGAGCAACAACTATGTGGTCGGCGATGCCGGCCTGATCAGCCTGAGCGCAGCCGAGCTGGCCCAGAAGATCCACTCCCGTGAGATCACCTCCCGGGAAGTTGTCCAGGCCCACCTGGACCGCATCGCCGAGACCGAGGACAAGCTCCACTCCTTCCTGCATGTTGGTGCGGAAGAAGCGCTGGCCACCGCAGATGCCGTGGACAAGGCACTGGACGCCGGCGAAGCCCCTGCTTCCGCGCTGGCCGGTGTACCGCTGGCGCTGAAGGATGTCTTCACCACCACCGATGCGCCGACCACCGCCGCCTCGAAGATGCTCGAAGGCTGGATCAGCCCCTACGACGCCACCGTCACCGCCAAACTGCGTGCGGCCGGCATCCCGATCCTGGGCAAGACCAACCTGGATGAGTTCGCGATGGGTTCCTCCACCGAAAACTCCGCTTTCGGCCCCACCCACAACCCCTATAACCTGGAGCTCACCGCCGGTGGTTCCGGTGGTGGCGGTGCCGCGGCACTGATCTCCGGGCAGGCCCCGCTGGGCATCGGCTCCGACACCGGTGGCTCCATCCGCCAGCCCGCCGCCCTGACCAACACCGTTGGCGTGAAGCCCACCTACGGCACCGTCTCCCGCTACGGCATGATCGCCAGCGCCTCATCCCTGGACCAGGGCGGCCCCATCGCCCGCACCGTCCTGGATGCGGCCCTGTTGCACGAGATCATCGCCGGGCATGATGACTTCGATGCCACCAGCGTGAACAAGCCGGTCGCCCCGGTTGTCGAGGCCGCTCGTGAGGGCGCCACAGGCGACCTCAAGGGTGTGAAGGTCGGTGTGGTCAAGCAGTTCAACCGTGACGGCATCCAGCCGGGCGTGCTCGAGAACTTCGAGGCCGCCGTGGCACAGCTGAAGTCCCAGGGCGCTGAGGTCATCGAGGTTGACTGCCCCCACTTCGATGAGGCACTCTCCGCCTACTACCTCATCCTGGCCTGTGAGGTTTCCTCCAACATGGCCCGCTTCGACGGCATGCGCTACGGCATGCGCGTCGGCGATGACGGCACCCGCTCCGCCGATGATGTCATGGCGCTCTCCCGTGCCGAGGGGTTGGGCGCAGAGGTCAAGCGACGCATCATCCTGGGCACCTATGCCCTCTCGGTCGGCTACTACGATGCCTACTACCTGCAGGCACAGCGTGTTCGTACCCTCATCGCACAGGACTTTGCCAAGGCTTATGAGCAGGTCGACGTCCTGATCTCTCCGGCCACCCCGACCACCGCCTTCAAACTGGGCGAGAAGGTCGATGATCCGCTGGCGATGTACAACTTCGACCTCTTCACCCTGCCGCTGAACCTGGCCGGTCTCTGCGGCATGACCGTGCCCTCCGGTTTCGCCGCCGACACTGAGCTGCCGGTCGGTCTGCAGATCATGGCACCGGCATTCCAGGATGACCGCTTGTACAAGGTGGGCGCCGCATTCGAAGCTGCTCGCAAGAAGGCTTAA
- a CDS encoding glycosyltransferase, translating into MSALIHLIAGPPEHGVSEYARLLHHHSGGVFFPVDKHTTPEELPPGPLQVTFTDHLFGPDSDAAVERVLDLSRGRRLSVSFHDIPQEAEGAARFARRTSAYQRLTAAADLVVANSRHEAEFFRTGEGTLPANLEIIPLPLPEAPELGNRTPDEETVGIIGFLYPGKGHSDIVTALTGTGFKIRALGRPSEGHEDLVADLSTQAEELGVGFTVSGYLAEQELWEQMSRIRVPVCAHRHFSASGSLMRWLAAGRKVLVSDGRYPRELAEGWPEQIRLVSPGRWGEEIQRAMAEPDFAETVHTGTTWYWPEVTRAWQAAWASHLSPALVDNDHRTLNPGTAPGVSVIIPYYNDPANLQAVLDGVSRQDFPGHIEVIIADDGSTIAPEPHCSHPLKVVRQADLGFRAAAARNLGAAHATQEILAFLDGDTVPEAGYLRAATSWVTADPRCVVVGRRLHQGREAEWLHQAWVETANLERSDERSWRFIISAVLTCSQELFESSGGFEAEMVGYGGEDWEFGWRLWQQGAIFRHEPAARAHHEDPDWGARITDPVAAITEKNLESMALAPRITHPMARPGATIFDVPDLCVLIPGDVGEAAPGVWEACLSSWLGVVDVQILSNGEVPELFRQDPRVRVEVGGFSAAVRSGARIILELQAPLLRPEGWGELVVRLCALGGYAHLRVGEQQVATFSSTRARALGIDLVGSGAWRVPLPEKLLLEAPLRLEARFAGWEA; encoded by the coding sequence ATGAGTGCCCTGATCCATCTCATCGCCGGCCCACCTGAGCACGGGGTCAGTGAATATGCCCGCCTCCTGCACCACCACAGTGGCGGGGTGTTCTTCCCCGTCGATAAGCACACCACCCCCGAGGAGCTGCCACCTGGACCGCTCCAGGTGACCTTCACCGACCATCTCTTCGGCCCCGACTCGGACGCAGCGGTGGAACGGGTGCTGGATCTTAGCCGGGGCCGACGACTGAGTGTCTCCTTCCACGACATCCCCCAGGAAGCCGAGGGGGCCGCGCGTTTTGCCCGCCGTACCAGCGCCTACCAGCGCCTCACCGCCGCCGCTGACCTGGTGGTGGCCAATTCCCGCCACGAGGCGGAATTCTTCCGCACCGGGGAAGGAACCCTGCCGGCGAACCTGGAGATCATTCCCCTGCCACTGCCTGAGGCCCCGGAGCTGGGTAACCGGACCCCGGATGAGGAAACCGTGGGAATCATCGGCTTCCTCTACCCCGGTAAAGGACACAGCGATATCGTCACCGCCCTCACCGGTACCGGATTCAAGATCCGGGCCCTGGGGCGACCCTCCGAAGGACATGAGGATCTGGTGGCAGATCTCTCCACCCAGGCCGAAGAACTCGGGGTGGGCTTCACCGTCAGTGGCTACCTGGCGGAGCAGGAACTCTGGGAACAGATGTCACGGATCCGGGTACCGGTCTGCGCCCACCGCCATTTCTCGGCATCTGGTTCCCTGATGCGCTGGCTCGCCGCGGGCCGCAAGGTCCTGGTCAGTGACGGCCGCTACCCGCGGGAGCTGGCTGAGGGCTGGCCGGAACAGATCAGGCTGGTCAGTCCCGGCAGGTGGGGGGAGGAAATCCAACGGGCCATGGCCGAACCCGACTTCGCCGAGACGGTGCACACCGGCACCACCTGGTACTGGCCGGAGGTGACACGCGCCTGGCAGGCCGCCTGGGCCAGTCACCTCTCCCCCGCCCTGGTGGACAATGACCACCGCACCCTGAACCCGGGCACCGCGCCGGGAGTCAGCGTCATCATCCCCTACTACAATGACCCCGCCAATCTGCAGGCCGTGCTGGACGGTGTCTCCCGGCAGGATTTCCCCGGCCACATCGAGGTGATCATCGCCGATGACGGCTCCACCATTGCGCCGGAACCCCACTGCTCCCACCCACTGAAGGTGGTGCGCCAGGCCGATCTCGGGTTCCGGGCCGCAGCGGCCCGCAACCTCGGGGCGGCCCACGCCACCCAGGAGATTCTGGCCTTCCTCGACGGGGACACCGTCCCAGAGGCTGGTTACCTCCGGGCCGCCACCTCCTGGGTCACGGCAGACCCACGTTGCGTGGTGGTCGGCCGTCGCCTCCACCAGGGCCGGGAGGCAGAGTGGCTGCACCAGGCCTGGGTGGAGACGGCAAACCTGGAACGCTCAGATGAGCGCAGCTGGCGTTTCATCATCTCCGCGGTGCTGACCTGCTCCCAGGAGCTTTTTGAGAGCAGCGGTGGTTTTGAGGCCGAGATGGTCGGCTATGGCGGTGAAGACTGGGAATTTGGCTGGCGTCTCTGGCAACAGGGCGCGATCTTCCGTCATGAGCCAGCCGCACGTGCCCACCACGAGGATCCGGACTGGGGTGCCCGGATCACGGACCCGGTTGCCGCCATCACGGAGAAGAATCTTGAGAGCATGGCGCTGGCCCCGAGAATCACCCACCCCATGGCCCGGCCCGGCGCGACGATCTTCGATGTCCCTGATCTCTGTGTGCTGATCCCCGGGGATGTGGGCGAGGCCGCACCCGGGGTCTGGGAAGCCTGCCTCTCCTCCTGGCTGGGTGTTGTTGATGTTCAGATTCTGAGCAACGGGGAAGTTCCTGAGCTCTTCCGGCAGGATCCGCGGGTGCGGGTGGAGGTAGGGGGTTTTTCTGCCGCGGTCCGCAGCGGGGCCCGGATCATCCTTGAACTGCAGGCACCGTTGCTCCGCCCGGAGGGGTGGGGGGAGCTGGTGGTGCGACTCTGTGCCCTCGGTGGTTACGCCCATCTCCGGGTGGGTGAGCAGCAGGTGGCCACCTTCAGTTCGACCCGTGCCCGTGCCCTGGGCATTGACCTGGTGGGGTCTGGTGCCTGGCGGGTCCCGCTGCCGGAAAAGCTGCTGCTGGAAGCGCCCCTCCGGTTGGAGGCGCGTTTCGCCGGCTGGGAGGCCTGA
- a CDS encoding glycosyltransferase family 4 protein translates to MSDMKVLSIPAGHVYPAALRPRDGWPDIQVLEDPVIDPAEPDRWWPHPALRRDWWEREPRKVDLCHLHFGFEHLDAAETRDFVAVLAQRHIPLVLTIHDLDNPHLAEQRAFHQQLKFLTAAAAQVLTLSQGAAEIIRERYGRDALVVPHPAVVPNPPTLPGRPTPGVGVFLKSLRSNVVADPHFYRDLATGMGETNPLQFYLHREQADSDLARELTPARLNLHQPMDDHTLHDTIARHRVVVLPYLRGTHSGWLEMCLDLGVSVAVPDCGCYLSQAQGSPAVAQYRTAEGTDAARAVTELLRQEPPPPREHPFDNIAFHHQLYRALREGTLA, encoded by the coding sequence ATGAGTGATATGAAGGTGCTGTCAATCCCGGCCGGACATGTCTACCCCGCGGCACTGCGCCCCAGGGACGGCTGGCCCGATATCCAGGTCCTCGAGGACCCGGTGATTGACCCGGCGGAGCCGGACAGATGGTGGCCCCACCCCGCATTGCGGCGGGACTGGTGGGAGCGGGAACCCCGAAAGGTGGACCTCTGCCACCTGCACTTCGGTTTTGAGCATCTCGATGCCGCCGAAACCAGGGACTTCGTGGCGGTGCTGGCACAACGTCACATCCCCCTGGTGCTCACCATCCATGACCTGGACAATCCCCATCTGGCGGAACAGCGCGCCTTCCATCAGCAGCTTAAATTTCTCACGGCCGCGGCTGCGCAGGTGCTCACCTTGAGCCAGGGTGCCGCCGAGATCATCCGGGAACGCTATGGCCGCGACGCCCTGGTTGTACCCCACCCGGCGGTGGTGCCGAACCCCCCGACGCTCCCCGGCAGGCCCACCCCGGGGGTGGGTGTCTTCCTGAAATCCCTCCGCTCCAATGTCGTGGCTGACCCCCACTTCTACCGCGACCTGGCCACCGGGATGGGGGAGACCAACCCCCTGCAGTTTTATCTGCACCGCGAGCAGGCAGACTCCGACCTGGCCCGGGAACTGACCCCCGCAAGGCTGAACCTGCATCAACCGATGGATGACCACACCCTCCACGACACCATCGCCCGACACCGCGTCGTGGTCCTGCCCTACCTGCGGGGCACCCACTCCGGCTGGCTGGAAATGTGTCTCGACCTGGGAGTCTCAGTCGCGGTACCGGACTGTGGCTGTTACCTCAGCCAGGCCCAGGGCTCCCCGGCCGTGGCACAGTACCGCACCGCAGAGGGCACTGATGCGGCACGGGCCGTCACCGAGCTCCTCCGCCAAGAACCCCCACCGCCCCGGGAGCATCCCTTCGACAACATCGCTTTCCACCATCAACTTTATCGAGCCCTCCGGGAAGGAACCCTGGCATGA